From Diospyros lotus cultivar Yz01 chromosome 4, ASM1463336v1, whole genome shotgun sequence, a single genomic window includes:
- the LOC127799284 gene encoding CBL-interacting serine/threonine-protein kinase 7 encodes MQPRRAPAPSSGAGSTGGVILGKYKLGRLLGRGSFAKVYHAVSLSDNTAVAVKVIDKAKTVDAAMEPRILREVAAMRRLSRHPNILQIHELMATKTNIYLVMDLAPGGDLSAALRRRGGRFPELAARRYFRQLVSAVHFCHHHGVAHRDIKPQNLLLDDAGALKVTDFGLSALPDQIRHGLLHTACGTPAFAAPEVLSRHAYDGAKADAWSCGVILFLFLTGQLPFDDSNIGAMYQKTLRRDFQFPRTISKQAKFIIYHMLDPNPSTRLTIEALMNQSWFEKSWPLDQASPNSLPQPTKDRKFTATEMNAFDIISMSAGLDLSGLFENGKRERRFTAEAPAEEVEERVAEVGGKLGYRVERKKGMGMGLVKGRTALVAEILAVAEKVVVVVVKAEDGGGWDFEEFHWDDLKVGLEGVALSWPNDVC; translated from the coding sequence ATGCAACCTCGAAGAGCCCCAGCGCCTTCGTCCGGCGCCGGTTCCACCGGCGGTGTGATTCTCGGTAAGTACAAATTGGGCCGCCTCCTGGGTCGAGGCAGCTTTGCCAAAGTGTACCACGCTGTCTCTCTCAGCGATAACACGGCAGTAGCCGTTAAGGTGATCGATAAGGCCAAGACTGTCGACGCCGCCATGGAGCCCCGCATACTGCGAGAAGTTGCCGCCATGCGCCGCCTCAGCCGCCACCCCAACATCCTCCAGATCCACGAGCTCATGGCCACCAAAACCAACATCTACCTCGTCATGGACCTCGCCCCCGGCGGCGACCTGTCCGCCGCCCTTCGCCGAAGAGGGGGCCGGTTCCCGGAACTCGCCGCCCGCCGCTACTTCCGGCAGCTCGTCTCCGCCGTGCACTTCTGCCACCACCACGGCGTCGCCCACCGCGACATCAAGCCCCAGAACCTGCTCCTCGACGACGCCGGAGCCCTCAAGGTCACCGACTTCGGCCTCTCTGCCCTCCCCGACCAGATCCGGCACGGCCTCCTCCACACCGCCTGCGGGACGCCGGCCTTCGCAGCGCCGGAAGTCCTGTCCCGCCACGCCTACGACGGCGCCAAGGCCGACGCTTGGTCCTGCGGCGtcatcctcttcctcttcctcaccGGTCAACTCCCTTTTGACGACTCCAATATCGGCGCCATGTACCAGAAGACTCTCCGCCGAGATTTCCAGTTTCCTCGAACCATATCGAAGCAAGCCAAGTTCATAATCTACCACATGCTCGACCCAAATCCCAGCACAAGATTAACCATCGAGGCGTTGATGAACCAATCTTGGTTCGAGAAATCGTGGCCGCTGGATCAGGCTTCGCCCAATTCGCTTCCACAACCAACCAAAGACCGCAAATTTACAGCCACCGAGATGAACGCCTTTGACATAATATCAATGTCAGCGGGGTTGGACTTGTCGGGGCTTTTCGAAAACGGCAAGAGAGAAAGGAGATTCACGGCTGAGGCGCCGGCGGAGGAGGTGGAGGAGAGGGTGGCGGAGGTTGGAGGGAAGTTGGGGTACAGAGTGGAGAGAAAGAAGGGAATGGGTATGGGGTTAGTGAAGGGGAGGACGGCTCTAGTGGCGGAGATTTTGGCAGTGGCGGAgaaggtggtggtggtggtggtgaaggCGGAGGACGGCGGTGGTTGGGACTTTGAGGAGTTCCATTGGGATGATTTGAAGGTGGGGCTTGAGGGCGTAGCGCTTTCTTGGCCTAATGATGTGTGTTGA